In Nitrospira sp., a single genomic region encodes these proteins:
- the galT gene encoding galactose-1-phosphate uridylyltransferase — protein MPDLRRDPIVGRWVIISTDRSGRPHEFSQLSPTRPISTALCPFCPGQERLTPKEIMAYRPQPSEANTPNWSVRVVPNKFPALHVEGELGREGVGLYDRMNGIGAHEVIIETSGHKDGLGDLPAQKIEDVLWAYRDRILDLKKDPRFRYILIFKNHGAAAGATLEHTHSQLIALPIIPTSVSEEIEGCRAHYQQKERCIYCDILRQELTDGDRVVAENPEFVCITPFAPRFPFEMWVLPKRHAGYFEEGQKGQFEFLASMLSEVLRRMDKVLARPPYNFVLHSSPLHERTGDFYHWHLEIIPKLTQVAGFEWGTGFYINPVSPEESATFLRDTHL, from the coding sequence ATGCCTGATCTCAGACGCGATCCGATCGTCGGCCGATGGGTGATCATTTCCACCGATCGGAGCGGCCGTCCGCATGAATTTTCGCAACTCTCGCCGACGCGGCCGATCTCGACGGCTCTGTGCCCGTTCTGCCCCGGACAGGAACGACTGACGCCCAAAGAGATCATGGCCTACCGTCCCCAACCGTCCGAGGCGAACACGCCGAATTGGAGCGTGCGGGTCGTTCCCAACAAGTTTCCTGCGTTGCATGTGGAGGGCGAGCTGGGCCGCGAAGGGGTGGGTCTCTACGACCGGATGAACGGCATCGGCGCGCACGAAGTCATCATCGAAACGTCCGGGCACAAGGACGGCCTGGGAGACCTGCCGGCCCAGAAGATCGAAGACGTGCTGTGGGCCTACCGCGACCGTATTCTCGATCTCAAGAAGGACCCCCGCTTCCGCTACATCCTGATTTTCAAGAACCACGGAGCCGCGGCCGGCGCGACGCTGGAACACACCCACTCGCAGTTGATCGCACTGCCCATCATTCCCACCAGCGTCAGCGAAGAAATCGAAGGCTGCCGCGCGCACTATCAACAGAAGGAACGGTGCATCTACTGCGACATTCTCCGTCAGGAATTGACTGACGGAGACCGCGTCGTGGCCGAGAACCCGGAATTCGTCTGCATCACCCCGTTTGCACCTCGTTTTCCGTTCGAAATGTGGGTGCTCCCCAAACGGCACGCCGGCTATTTCGAGGAAGGCCAAAAAGGTCAGTTCGAGTTCCTCGCGTCCATGCTTTCCGAGGTGCTACGGCGGATGGACAAGGTGTTGGCCAGGCCACCCTACAACTTCGTCCTCCACAGTTCCCCGCTCCACGAGCGAACCGGAGACTTCTATCACTGGCACCTGGAGATCATCCCCAAGCTCACGCAGGTGGCGGGCTTCGAGTGGGGAACCGGTTTCTACATCAATCCCGTGTCGCCCGAGGAGTCGGCCACGTTCCTGCGCGACACGCACCTCTGA
- a CDS encoding MoaD/ThiS family protein, with protein sequence MQVQLSHPSRTVDVKGPKKVKDLLRELNLVVEAHLVIRGDDLVTEDEMLYDKDRIEIRPVISGGSGPQPEPGPFLA encoded by the coding sequence ATGCAAGTCCAGCTCAGCCACCCTTCCAGAACCGTCGACGTCAAAGGGCCCAAGAAGGTCAAAGACCTGCTCCGGGAACTGAATCTAGTCGTCGAAGCCCATTTGGTCATCCGCGGCGATGATCTCGTGACCGAGGACGAGATGCTCTACGACAAGGACCGCATCGAAATCAGGCCGGTGATCTCAGGCGGAAGCGGTCCTCAACCTGAACCCGGACCTTTCTTGGCATGA
- the ilvD gene encoding dihydroxy-acid dehydratase → MKLKSHELLVGPGRAPARAMLKAVGFTDEDLSRPIIGVANTWIEVMPCNFHLRRLSERVKAGIRAAGGTPIEYNTIAVSDGISMGTEGMKASLISREVIADSIELVARGHLFDGVVALSGCDKTIPGTVMALARLNLPSLMLYGGSIMPGQFQGHDVTIQDVFEAVGKHASGRMTNEELKDLEDHACPGPGACGGQFTANTMAIAFEFLGISPMGRNGVPAMDERKDDVAFDCGKMVMDLLTKDLRPRRIITRRSLENAIAAVATTGGSTNAVLHLLAIAREASLKLTIDDFDRINRKVPLLADLKPGGRFAAADLYAAGGTTLVAKRLLDAGLLHGDQPTVTGRTIEEEAQRAVETPGQQVLRPLSNPIKPTGGLVILKGNLAPEGCVVKVAGHSMTHFRGPAKVFDREEDAFVAVKAGQITSGDVVVIRYEGPSGGPGMREMLGVTAAIVGAGLGDSVALLTDGRFSGATHGLMAGHVAPEAVRGGPIAAVKNGDIVVFDLPKRRLDVELSQKDIKARMKKVKTPAPRYNSGVMAKYARHVSSASEGAVTS, encoded by the coding sequence ATGAAACTGAAGAGCCACGAATTGCTGGTCGGTCCTGGGCGGGCTCCCGCCCGCGCCATGTTGAAAGCAGTCGGATTCACCGATGAGGATTTGTCCCGTCCGATCATCGGCGTCGCCAATACCTGGATCGAAGTGATGCCCTGCAACTTCCATCTGCGCCGGCTGTCGGAGCGCGTGAAGGCGGGCATCCGCGCCGCGGGCGGCACTCCGATCGAGTACAACACCATCGCGGTGTCGGACGGGATTTCGATGGGCACCGAGGGGATGAAGGCCTCCCTGATCAGCCGAGAGGTCATCGCCGATTCGATCGAGCTGGTGGCGCGCGGGCATCTCTTCGACGGCGTCGTGGCACTCTCCGGCTGCGACAAGACGATTCCCGGCACGGTAATGGCGCTGGCGCGGTTGAACCTCCCCTCGCTGATGCTGTACGGAGGCTCGATCATGCCGGGCCAGTTTCAAGGGCATGACGTCACGATTCAGGACGTCTTCGAGGCGGTCGGCAAACATGCCTCCGGCCGGATGACGAATGAGGAGCTGAAGGATCTGGAGGATCATGCCTGTCCAGGTCCGGGCGCCTGCGGCGGTCAGTTCACCGCCAACACGATGGCCATCGCCTTTGAATTCCTGGGCATCTCTCCGATGGGGCGCAACGGCGTCCCCGCGATGGACGAGCGCAAGGACGACGTCGCCTTTGACTGCGGCAAGATGGTGATGGATCTGCTGACGAAGGATCTCCGGCCCCGCCGGATCATCACCCGCAGGTCCTTGGAGAACGCAATCGCGGCCGTGGCCACCACCGGAGGCTCGACGAACGCCGTGTTGCACCTCCTCGCCATCGCGCGGGAGGCGAGCCTCAAGCTCACGATCGACGATTTCGACAGGATCAACCGAAAGGTGCCCCTGCTCGCCGACTTGAAACCGGGCGGCCGCTTTGCGGCTGCGGATCTCTATGCGGCAGGCGGGACCACCCTGGTGGCGAAGCGGCTGCTTGACGCCGGTCTCCTGCACGGTGACCAGCCCACGGTCACTGGCCGTACGATCGAGGAAGAAGCCCAGCGCGCCGTCGAAACACCGGGCCAACAGGTCCTGCGCCCACTCTCGAATCCCATCAAGCCGACCGGCGGGCTGGTGATCTTGAAAGGGAATCTTGCACCGGAAGGTTGCGTGGTGAAAGTGGCAGGCCACTCGATGACGCATTTTCGAGGACCTGCCAAAGTCTTCGATCGGGAGGAAGACGCCTTCGTGGCCGTGAAGGCCGGCCAGATCACATCCGGCGACGTGGTCGTGATTCGCTACGAAGGTCCTTCAGGGGGACCCGGGATGCGCGAAATGCTCGGCGTGACGGCGGCCATCGTGGGCGCCGGCCTCGGCGACAGCGTGGCCCTGCTCACGGACGGCCGGTTCTCCGGCGCGACACACGGACTCATGGCCGGACACGTCGCTCCCGAAGCGGTCAGAGGTGGGCCGATCGCCGCAGTGAAGAACGGCGACATCGTCGTGTTCGACCTCCCTAAGCGCCGTCTGGACGTGGAACTGAGTCAGAAGGACATCAAGGCGAGGATGAAAAAGGTCAAGACGCCGGCTCCACGCTACAACTCCGGCGTGATGGCCAAGTATGCCCGACACGTCTCATCGGCTTCGGAAGGGGCGGTGACGAGTTAG
- a CDS encoding glycoside hydrolase family 57 protein yields MKTARICFVWHMHQPYYTDPVSASASMPWVRLHATKAYFDMAYLLERFSGVKATFNFTPSLLLQLQEIGTGRVRDLFFEHAQRPAEALRPEEKAFLIRHFFSANWATMVRPHPRYHELLVKRGLETDQSQLERIARQFTTQEFLDLQVWFNLAWFGYGSLSRFPRLAALRAKNRGFTEADKQEVLALQLTAVQQIIPMYRALAERGQIELTTTPFYHPILPLVIDTDITQRARPDLPLPSRFRAPEDAEAQLRLAIEFHTSVFGRPPAGLWPSEGSVCPELIPLLPRVGLKWLATDEGNLARSLQASGQNWHRSSDLYRAYRTGPPGGEMTIVFRDRDLSDAFGFIYHKTTPDVAAEDVLRRLRQIVRDVPHDRVLVPIILDGENPWEHYHEGGEPFLSALYTALERQGLHEPGAVETETATVSEALASMPPFIHLHHLHSGSWINQDFKIWIGHEEDNRGWTLLSHTRSHLIERTPALAPERAKAAWHELYAAEGSDWFWWYGDDFDTAYKEEFDRLFRTHLRNVWTLAGTTPPEMLNQPICGVRTGSTTDRLIYPVSFLHPTLDGQVTDFFEWRGAGTINTQPPLGAMWKADGLLAGIFFGWDLDHLFFRLDPEKGEQARRRTLQVEIQLQGQRQTFCLTWPMNETETTEYTLARRMPDGTWQEVGPSRLFCRRAITELAVPFKELGVEAGQFLRISVVVLEHGLEIARYPHHQPAEVTVPGPDYESDLWRV; encoded by the coding sequence ATGAAGACTGCGCGCATTTGTTTCGTGTGGCACATGCACCAGCCCTACTACACCGACCCGGTGTCGGCATCGGCCAGCATGCCCTGGGTCCGCCTGCATGCCACCAAGGCCTACTTCGACATGGCCTATCTGCTGGAGCGGTTTTCGGGCGTCAAGGCGACCTTTAATTTCACCCCATCGCTCCTCTTACAACTGCAGGAAATCGGAACGGGTCGGGTCCGCGATCTCTTCTTCGAACATGCCCAACGGCCGGCAGAAGCCCTCCGTCCTGAAGAGAAGGCGTTTCTGATCCGGCACTTCTTCTCCGCCAACTGGGCCACCATGGTGCGTCCGCATCCGCGTTACCACGAGTTGCTGGTCAAACGGGGTCTGGAGACGGACCAGTCCCAGCTCGAGCGGATCGCGCGCCAGTTTACCACTCAGGAATTTCTGGATCTTCAAGTGTGGTTCAATCTGGCATGGTTCGGCTATGGATCTCTGAGCCGCTTTCCGCGGCTGGCAGCCCTGCGGGCCAAGAATCGAGGGTTCACCGAAGCGGACAAGCAGGAAGTCCTGGCCCTGCAGCTGACGGCCGTTCAACAAATCATCCCGATGTACCGCGCCTTGGCCGAACGGGGTCAGATCGAGCTGACGACGACCCCCTTTTATCATCCGATTCTCCCGCTGGTCATCGATACCGACATCACCCAACGCGCCAGACCGGACCTGCCGCTCCCTTCGCGCTTCCGAGCCCCGGAGGACGCCGAGGCTCAGTTGCGGCTGGCGATCGAGTTCCACACAAGCGTGTTCGGCCGCCCTCCTGCCGGCCTCTGGCCCTCCGAGGGCTCGGTCTGTCCGGAATTGATTCCGCTGTTGCCGCGCGTGGGGCTCAAGTGGCTGGCGACCGACGAAGGCAATCTCGCCCGTTCGCTGCAGGCCTCCGGCCAGAACTGGCACCGGTCGTCGGATTTGTACCGCGCCTATCGGACCGGTCCGCCGGGCGGCGAGATGACGATCGTCTTTCGAGACCGGGATCTCTCAGATGCCTTCGGATTCATCTATCACAAGACCACACCGGACGTGGCGGCAGAAGACGTGCTCCGGCGGCTGCGTCAGATCGTGCGGGACGTCCCGCACGACAGGGTGCTGGTCCCGATCATTCTGGACGGGGAAAACCCGTGGGAACATTACCACGAAGGAGGCGAACCGTTCCTGTCCGCGCTCTACACGGCACTGGAGCGACAGGGTCTGCATGAGCCGGGCGCGGTCGAAACCGAGACGGCCACCGTCTCGGAGGCGCTGGCCTCGATGCCGCCGTTCATCCACTTGCACCACCTCCATTCAGGCTCCTGGATCAACCAAGATTTCAAGATTTGGATCGGACATGAGGAGGACAACCGAGGATGGACTCTCCTCAGCCATACCCGCTCGCACCTGATTGAACGGACACCTGCGCTTGCGCCGGAACGCGCCAAGGCCGCCTGGCACGAACTCTACGCGGCGGAAGGCAGCGATTGGTTTTGGTGGTACGGAGACGACTTCGATACCGCATACAAAGAAGAGTTCGACCGTCTGTTTCGCACACATCTGAGAAACGTGTGGACACTCGCCGGCACGACGCCCCCCGAAATGCTCAACCAACCGATCTGCGGCGTGCGGACCGGCTCGACAACAGACCGCCTCATCTATCCCGTGTCGTTCCTGCACCCGACCCTTGACGGGCAGGTGACCGATTTCTTCGAATGGCGGGGGGCCGGCACGATCAACACGCAGCCACCGCTCGGAGCCATGTGGAAAGCCGACGGATTGCTCGCCGGAATCTTCTTTGGATGGGACCTCGACCATTTGTTCTTCCGTCTCGATCCCGAAAAAGGCGAGCAGGCGCGCCGCCGGACGCTGCAGGTCGAAATACAGTTGCAGGGCCAGAGGCAGACCTTCTGCCTGACTTGGCCCATGAACGAAACCGAAACAACGGAGTATACGTTGGCCCGACGTATGCCGGACGGAACCTGGCAGGAGGTCGGGCCCTCGCGCCTGTTCTGCCGCAGGGCGATTACAGAGTTGGCGGTCCCCTTCAAGGAACTAGGAGTGGAGGCCGGCCAGTTCCTGCGGATCAGCGTCGTCGTTCTCGAACACGGACTCGAGATTGCGCGATATCCTCATCATCAACCGGCCGAGGTAACGGTTCCCGGACCGGATTACGAATCCGACTTGTGGCGCGTGTGA
- a CDS encoding PepSY domain-containing protein — MRTHLLTAILTIGTVAGLSVPAWSGKHVDLLKDTKVTIDQAIKTALEKVPGTAVEAEIEKKHGKTVWEVEIVGADGKVTEVHIDAATGEVIDTEAKKGGKKGK; from the coding sequence ATGAGAACTCATCTACTCACCGCGATACTCACGATCGGCACGGTTGCCGGGCTCAGTGTTCCAGCCTGGAGCGGCAAGCATGTCGACCTGCTCAAGGACACGAAGGTGACGATCGACCAGGCGATCAAGACGGCGCTCGAAAAGGTTCCGGGCACCGCCGTCGAGGCCGAGATCGAAAAGAAGCACGGCAAAACCGTATGGGAGGTCGAGATCGTCGGCGCCGACGGCAAGGTGACCGAAGTGCACATCGACGCGGCCACCGGTGAGGTGATCGACACGGAAGCCAAGAAGGGCGGGAAGAAGGGAAAATAG
- a CDS encoding MarC family protein: MTLTEYGVLAFSSLFVIVDPIATVPAFLSMTARDTIAQRLRMARVACFVAVGILAAFGLIGQSLFALLGITLPAVQVAGALVLLLVALDMLRAQRSPVQGTDAETAEGATKDDIAVTPLAVPMLAGPAAISTVILLEAQAVDWTYRALLLTCVGLVGLASYFILAISTSGAKWISPLAEKIITRLMGLLLAALAVQFLFNGLKGEGGLFVR, from the coding sequence ATGACGCTGACCGAATACGGCGTGCTGGCCTTCAGTTCCCTCTTCGTCATTGTGGATCCCATCGCGACGGTTCCGGCCTTCCTGTCGATGACCGCCCGAGATACGATTGCCCAGCGCCTGCGGATGGCCCGTGTGGCCTGTTTCGTCGCGGTCGGCATCCTTGCCGCGTTCGGACTGATCGGCCAAAGTCTCTTTGCGCTCCTCGGGATCACCCTCCCGGCTGTCCAAGTCGCGGGCGCGCTGGTCTTATTGCTGGTGGCCCTCGACATGCTGCGAGCACAGCGCTCGCCGGTGCAGGGCACCGATGCGGAGACGGCGGAAGGCGCCACGAAGGACGATATTGCCGTCACGCCGCTGGCCGTTCCGATGTTGGCGGGACCGGCCGCGATCTCGACCGTCATTCTGTTGGAGGCGCAGGCCGTCGACTGGACCTATCGAGCCCTGCTGCTCACTTGCGTTGGGCTGGTGGGTCTGGCAAGCTACTTCATTCTGGCGATCAGCACGTCGGGCGCCAAGTGGATCAGCCCCCTGGCGGAAAAAATCATCACACGCCTGATGGGCTTGCTCCTTGCCGCCTTGGCCGTTCAGTTCCTGTTCAACGGACTGAAAGGCGAAGGCGGCTTGTTTGTGCGATAA
- a CDS encoding ATP-binding protein, translated as MNCTKCKTKAVIKLPRHHAAFCKGCFNGFVHDQVARAIKSQRMFGKDDRILIAVSGGKDSLALWDILLKLGYKADALYVNLGIGDYSQRSHEKVRRFAEVVAAPLGAMLHTHTVEQEEGAGIRELSMLVHRPTCSTCGTIKRYQFNRAAIEQEYDVMATGHNLDDEAARLLGNVLHWQEDYLDKQGPSLPASVQGFAKKVKPLYRLTERELAAYCVLNKIDYIVDECPMAQGAKTLLYKEVLNRLETESPGTKHTFYWGFLDRSRNGIGNQTAMADKDQTALHPCATCGQPTTAEVCSYCKLMARAKTPSVS; from the coding sequence ATGAACTGCACCAAGTGTAAGACAAAAGCGGTCATCAAGCTGCCGCGACACCATGCCGCGTTCTGCAAGGGCTGCTTCAACGGCTTCGTGCACGATCAGGTCGCCAGGGCCATCAAGTCGCAGAGGATGTTCGGAAAAGATGACCGCATTCTGATCGCGGTCTCGGGAGGCAAGGACAGCCTGGCCTTGTGGGACATTCTGTTGAAGCTGGGCTACAAGGCCGATGCGCTCTATGTGAATCTTGGTATCGGGGACTATTCGCAGCGGTCGCATGAAAAGGTCCGGCGCTTCGCCGAAGTCGTTGCCGCTCCGCTCGGCGCGATGCTCCACACCCATACCGTCGAGCAGGAGGAAGGCGCCGGAATCAGGGAACTCTCGATGCTCGTGCATCGGCCGACCTGCAGTACCTGTGGAACTATCAAACGCTATCAATTCAATCGCGCGGCGATCGAGCAGGAATACGACGTCATGGCGACGGGCCACAACCTGGACGACGAGGCGGCGCGCCTGCTCGGCAACGTGCTCCATTGGCAGGAAGACTATCTCGACAAGCAAGGGCCGAGCTTGCCGGCTTCCGTCCAAGGGTTTGCGAAGAAGGTCAAGCCGCTCTATCGGTTGACGGAACGCGAACTGGCGGCCTATTGCGTGCTGAATAAGATCGACTACATCGTGGACGAATGCCCGATGGCTCAGGGCGCGAAGACGCTCCTCTATAAGGAGGTCCTGAACCGGCTTGAAACCGAATCCCCCGGCACGAAACACACGTTCTATTGGGGTTTTCTCGACCGGTCACGCAACGGGATCGGGAACCAGACCGCCATGGCGGACAAGGACCAGACCGCTCTGCATCCTTGCGCGACTTGTGGGCAACCGACGACCGCCGAGGTCTGCTCATACTGTAAGTTGATGGCACGGGCGAAGACCCCCTCCGTTTCCTGA
- a CDS encoding acyloxyacyl hydrolase, whose translation MGDRDHRRSLVTVVLSLSLFLPTPPLAHAEEISAQRPIGTQTVGITAGPFFPIRLTEDQSTKLFGGATGLSTSFTLTDPMGSGWYQGQISLGAELIGFFTSEPSGSYGIGLSPKLGYTFIGAGRFQPYLEGGGGPMWTDLGDRVPEQSSQFNFLVWAGAGCSFLLSPQWAVTVGYRFMHISNAGLSQPNSGLNFGLPYLGLQYSLF comes from the coding sequence ATGGGTGATCGCGACCATCGCCGCAGCCTCGTGACGGTTGTGCTTTCGCTCTCACTGTTCCTGCCCACTCCTCCGCTTGCCCATGCCGAAGAGATCTCGGCCCAGCGCCCCATCGGTACGCAGACTGTCGGAATTACCGCCGGACCGTTCTTTCCCATTCGCCTGACAGAAGATCAATCGACCAAGCTCTTCGGCGGGGCGACAGGGCTCTCGACCTCATTCACGCTCACCGATCCTATGGGATCCGGTTGGTACCAGGGCCAAATTTCGCTCGGCGCCGAGCTGATCGGGTTTTTCACCTCTGAACCGAGCGGCTCCTACGGAATCGGCCTGAGCCCGAAACTCGGCTACACCTTCATCGGAGCTGGGAGATTCCAACCCTATCTCGAAGGGGGCGGAGGACCGATGTGGACTGATCTAGGAGACCGCGTGCCTGAACAATCGAGCCAGTTCAATTTTCTGGTCTGGGCCGGCGCCGGCTGCTCCTTTCTGCTGAGCCCTCAATGGGCGGTCACGGTCGGCTATCGATTCATGCATATTTCGAACGCCGGGCTCAGCCAGCCCAATTCAGGACTCAATTTCGGCCTGCCGTACCTGGGACTGCAGTATTCGCTGTTCTGA
- a CDS encoding DnaJ C-terminal domain-containing protein gives MATTARDYYQTLGIARSASADDIKKAFRRLARQYHPDLHTGARKAEMEKKFKELNEAHEVLSDPDKRRKYDQYGAQWEQAEAFEKARQQTGARGFGGQESRGGFSGEGFSDIFENLFGGRTRSGGRGFAMAGEDLETEVDLTLREVLGGVTKRVSLREPSTCPVCQGSGEFRGRPCPTCEGTGVKTEAKTIEVKIPAGVQDGTRVRVAGKGQPGMNGGKRGDLYLHVVIPPDPIFRRQGSDVHVALPVYPWEAALGAEIMAPTLTEPVKVKVPPGSRSESKLRLKGKGLPSAAGGHGDLFLTLQIVMPTSVTDEEQSLYERLAKVRHPDPRAELLTQARLR, from the coding sequence ATGGCGACGACCGCGCGCGACTACTATCAGACCCTCGGCATCGCCCGTTCCGCCTCGGCCGACGACATCAAGAAGGCCTTCAGGCGCCTCGCCCGCCAGTACCACCCGGACCTCCATACCGGCGCCAGGAAAGCCGAGATGGAGAAAAAGTTCAAGGAACTCAACGAAGCCCATGAAGTCTTGTCCGATCCGGACAAGCGGAGAAAGTACGATCAGTACGGCGCGCAATGGGAGCAGGCCGAGGCCTTTGAAAAGGCGCGGCAACAGACCGGGGCGCGCGGCTTCGGCGGTCAGGAATCAAGAGGCGGATTCTCAGGAGAAGGGTTCTCCGATATCTTTGAAAATCTGTTCGGGGGACGAACCCGCAGCGGAGGACGAGGCTTTGCCATGGCGGGCGAAGACCTGGAGACCGAGGTCGATTTGACGCTGCGAGAGGTTCTCGGCGGTGTCACCAAGCGGGTCAGCCTGCGGGAGCCGTCCACCTGTCCGGTGTGCCAGGGAAGCGGCGAATTCCGAGGGAGACCCTGTCCCACCTGCGAAGGCACCGGAGTGAAAACCGAGGCCAAGACCATCGAGGTCAAGATTCCCGCCGGCGTCCAGGACGGCACGAGAGTCCGTGTGGCGGGCAAGGGGCAGCCCGGCATGAATGGAGGGAAGCGCGGCGATCTCTATCTCCACGTCGTCATTCCTCCAGATCCGATCTTCCGCCGGCAGGGTAGCGACGTCCATGTCGCGCTGCCGGTCTACCCATGGGAAGCCGCCTTGGGCGCCGAGATCATGGCGCCGACCCTCACGGAACCGGTGAAGGTCAAAGTGCCTCCCGGCAGCAGGTCGGAGAGCAAGCTGCGGTTGAAGGGCAAGGGGCTTCCATCGGCCGCCGGTGGCCACGGCGATCTCTTTCTCACCCTGCAGATCGTCATGCCGACCTCGGTCACGGACGAAGAGCAGTCCCTCTATGAGCGGCTGGCGAAAGTGCGGCATCCCGACCCCCGCGCTGAACTCTTGACTCAAGCCCGACTGCGGTAG
- a CDS encoding VanZ family protein: METSSEPLRQDAWPSQLWYWAPVIGYAALIFYFSSQSHPEEQLPQFLMQEVSDKLLHAVEYAVLGVLCYRGFRWAAGPAAARRAVLLSIALVSAYAMTDELHQFFVPSREASSWDWVADTIGAAIGSVSWSYVADR, encoded by the coding sequence ATGGAGACCTCGTCGGAGCCGTTGAGACAAGACGCGTGGCCGTCTCAGCTGTGGTATTGGGCACCCGTGATCGGATATGCCGCGCTGATCTTCTACTTTTCCTCACAGTCGCATCCGGAAGAACAGCTGCCGCAGTTCCTCATGCAGGAGGTTAGCGACAAATTACTGCATGCAGTGGAGTATGCCGTGCTCGGGGTGTTGTGCTATCGAGGTTTCCGGTGGGCGGCCGGACCGGCGGCGGCGCGGCGGGCGGTGCTGCTCTCGATCGCGCTGGTTTCCGCGTACGCGATGACGGACGAACTGCATCAATTCTTTGTTCCCTCACGCGAGGCAAGCTCATGGGATTGGGTGGCCGACACGATCGGCGCGGCGATCGGTTCTGTTTCGTGGAGCTATGTTGCAGACCGATGA
- a CDS encoding phosphotransferase, with amino-acid sequence MGTTDPAPLQKPLGSPDKSRIGEALKVRLPSPRTLKKLTALAGDASNRKYFRVEFAESSPCSLILMQLAEPEAFKHSEEAVSATSHRITELPFLNVRTHLANAGVPVPELYYYDQTAGLLYLEDFGDLTLSEACRDAQLKEVEALYRQAVDVLVDMQIKATSPADPQCLAFHRSFDVPLLMWEFDHFLEYGIAARQGRPMADGELSEIRDEFRKIAEQLAGQPRVFVHRDYHSRNLMVDGRRLGVIDFQDALMGPATYDLASLLRDAYIALDEALIDRLIDYFLDRLEERRHLWTNRDAFRRLLDFTSIQRNLKAAGRFVYIDRVKGNPKFLTDIPRTLGYVKRNLHKYPELLRLRKLLSAHVTELQ; translated from the coding sequence ATGGGTACAACCGACCCTGCGCCGCTTCAGAAGCCGCTCGGCTCTCCGGACAAGTCCCGTATTGGCGAGGCGCTGAAAGTCAGGCTTCCGTCCCCTCGCACGTTGAAGAAGCTGACCGCGCTGGCCGGCGATGCCTCCAACCGGAAATATTTTCGCGTTGAGTTCGCTGAATCCTCACCCTGCTCGCTGATTCTGATGCAGTTGGCCGAGCCGGAGGCGTTCAAGCATTCCGAGGAAGCCGTCAGCGCGACCTCGCACCGGATCACCGAGCTTCCATTTCTCAATGTCCGTACACATTTGGCGAACGCCGGGGTACCGGTTCCGGAGTTGTATTACTATGATCAAACGGCGGGTTTGCTGTACTTGGAAGATTTCGGCGACCTGACGCTGTCGGAGGCATGCCGGGACGCTCAACTGAAAGAAGTCGAAGCCCTGTACCGGCAGGCGGTCGATGTCCTGGTCGATATGCAGATCAAGGCGACCTCGCCGGCCGATCCGCAGTGCCTGGCGTTTCATCGCAGCTTCGACGTTCCGTTACTGATGTGGGAGTTCGACCATTTTCTCGAGTACGGCATCGCCGCGCGCCAGGGTCGACCGATGGCCGACGGTGAACTCTCGGAGATTCGGGATGAATTTCGGAAGATCGCCGAGCAATTAGCGGGGCAACCGCGCGTGTTCGTCCACCGCGATTACCACTCCAGAAACCTGATGGTCGACGGCCGCCGGCTGGGCGTCATCGATTTTCAGGATGCGCTGATGGGGCCGGCCACCTATGACCTGGCCTCGCTGCTGCGGGATGCGTACATCGCGCTCGATGAAGCGCTCATCGACCGGCTGATCGATTATTTCCTCGATCGACTGGAGGAACGGCGGCATCTCTGGACGAACCGTGACGCATTTCGGCGTCTCTTGGATTTTACGAGCATTCAACGGAATCTGAAGGCGGCAGGCCGATTCGTCTACATCGATCGAGTGAAGGGCAATCCCAAGTTCTTGACCGACATTCCCAGGACGCTCGGTTACGTGAAGCGCAACTTGCACAAGTATCCCGAGCTCCTTAGGCTCCGCAAGCTGCTCAGTGCGCACGTGACGGAATTACAATGA